The Brassica napus cultivar Da-Ae chromosome C1, Da-Ae, whole genome shotgun sequence DNA segment atatctaATAATCAtcgtaaatagatggtttaagatgccaaaaaaattatttagttggtcaatataatacatcaaatattacaaatacattatttagttaaataaataaccaaaaaccgaaaattcaaatccgcgctggcgcgcggatcaAGGTCTAGTGTCACTTAATTGACGTCTCAATTAATAAATTGTAGGATTTAGTTACATTTTAATCACATTCTTAATCTAtgtgaaaaaaatgtcaaagtgacactttaaaaatggaaagagtatttCTTAAgctttttactattttctctAGAATCTCACCTGCAACGATATCTTGGTAAGAATTGCAATAGTTATGATAAacaaattttctcaaaatcaatataTGGGTCAACATAAATGGCAAAAGAATTCTAAAATGATTTTGTTCATAgctattatttaattataagttAATTAGACAATAaacttatgaaaatatttaaattataaaatgttaCTTGGCAGGAAGATCGTATGTATTTGGACTTTATATTAGGCCCTACTTTATATAATGCGTGTATAGAATTCATAAAACGAAAATTAGAGACAagcctaaaaatatttaatttgttattttaaaatattaacatGCTTTTCTCTGGTCTGTAGCTCAAAAAAGAGGATTATTATCGGCAGCTCCTTGCCTCAGATTTAAGAGTCTTGAATCCAACATACATACTTTTTTTACATGCCCTTTTGCTGTAAAGGTCTAGAAGTGTGTTCCTTAACGTCAAGCAGTTCACATAGCGCTGCGGATGCTTCTGTCAAAAAGGCCATTGTCAAATTCCAAACAGCAATCTGTTTTCTTCCATGAGGAATTGCATTCAATATCTTTCCGTGGATTTGTAAGGCCATTTGGCCAGCACGGAACACACTAGTGTTAAGCGATCTCTCCGGAGGAAACTGCATTAAAGGGTATGAGGttagaaaaagaaaggaaaatacCTTGAGACTAGCAAAATACCTTATGGACCTCGAGCCTCTATCGGACAATCATCTAGTAGCGAAGAGGTCTTTAGATTGATCACTTGTAAAACAGACGCCGCTTGGAATTCAGACAAGAAGACATCGGGACTAGGTTGGGTCTTCTCGGGTCCACCTCTGGCAGCTCCATCTCAGGGGCCGGTGATCCAAACCTTCGTCAACTCACCACTAATTGCAGAGGCCCTTGCGAAGCGATGCGATTCAACCCTAATTTTTTTCTCCAACAACTCAACGCTCATCAGAGCTATATCCGAGTTTGTGACaatctttttctctcttctctctcgatCGGAAAACTTTATTGCCGACGATTTAGCCGAAAGGGCTCTTCGCTCTTTCCTGTTACTGTAATGAACTTTTTGAATTGGGTCATCCTTGAATTGGACCACGTTTTAAGTccatttcaatttttaatttaatgaaaTACTCAGtgacaaatttaaaatttagtttaattttttaacaagGTAAAATATGGATAAAAATGTCTTATCATTTATAGAAAAGTATAGTTCtcgaaatttaattaaaaaatcgttctttttaaatttaaaatcataaatatggTATTTTCAAATTATCCCATAtctaatcccctatatattatttgtgaaacattacaacttctttttgtaaacACATGTTATCgataggatgattcttagaattattagagaaataggttggtccatctaattatataataaactttttattaaactaaccataaattcattattaatgtcatttattattttcttaaataaagattacagaattgcctaatgtgtGTAAAGtaaatatgacaattaatgattttgaataataaagatctgataaaaaaaatgtatcttctatcaaatttgtttaatttaaaactattaaaataatttttaaaaaaacacaataaccatattataaaaatttagatttttctgtatattttatatttaaaatttttaaaaatgactataaattactaaaactgttaaaagtctcacattcaaattttgcgatccatggtttaaaattttttttatgacaaaatacaaatgattacaaaatcatataagtaaaagtctaatttaattaatcattaagatttaaaatatatatgtatatatatcattctaaattaaactatacaccatattgaataaataaatattttagtttcaaaatttactttgaataattttttgttgataaaagttttgaactaacattgataatttttttaaattatcaattactaaaattattaatcccacaatgaaaattttgttatcagtaatttaaaatttttgctattaaaaatacagatgataaaaaaacatatgagtagaaagcatcatttaaaaaaaaatagatattaatattaaaaatatactatgtatgttaatatcacttaaatttaattacatatcctatcaattttttttaaaaaaatgtttggattagtaaaattaatttatacgttcgcatcaatttaattatatatgtaatagttactgacttttaattattcaatatatatttattatttcataatatgtaagaacatataatacataaaataatttttatatataatgtctaTCCCGCGCAAGTTCTTAATCTAGTCTAATATCTGATAATATAAAGAAAAGCGTTTCTCTTCTGTGAGGCTGCCACCTCATCAAATAGTGTAATATGAGCTTGACACCTGTCCCAGAAACACAAAACTCATCGTTTCATTTAATATGTATTCTGATGGGCTTCATTTTCTTTCGCAGCCCAACAGGACCATCTCTACTGCAAGAGTTCATCGTCTCCGCGACTTCGAAGCATCTCGCGACTCTTCCTGTCATCACTGTCGCGGCTCCAGATGATCGCTGGTGGTCCAACCGCGATTGCCTCCCTCCATTGTCGTGACCAAGCTTCTTTCGCGGCGTGAGCCCGCGTTCATCGTTTCACCGCCGCGGCCTCCTAAACTCGCGACCAGAAGCCCCGGTGTCTCCTAGCTCCCAAAAGTCGTCGATCTCACTTCCAATTGCAGAAGATCTCAAACTGCGGCAGCCAATCTTCGATTTTTTCCTTCATCAAAGCGACGAGCCAAATCCCGTGAAGAGCTTGAGAATGGCCGATCTAAGTGTGGAAGAAACTCGATCTAATTGTCTTCAGAGTTCTTCATCCGTTCATCTCTCTGGCGACCAAAACTTGGAAACGTTACGTTACCTATACACCCTCATTACAAAGGTACTCCTACATCCCTAGAACATCGTTTCACTCAGTTCATTAAGATCCtcaataaacataatatttgCAGTATAATGGCTAGTTCAGTTGTTCTTCTTGGTGTTTTAAACGCCGGCAGCTGTTCTTCCGATGTCGAGGTGTGTTTGCTCCGATTCTGGGAAGTTCGAAACATCAAACGCGGTGGTCCTTGATTCGATGGTTTTTCCGATCTCTCTGAAGTAAAGCTTCTCAACTTTAAAATTTGTTCTTGAATGGAGAACTTGGGAGAGGTTGGTGTTACCTTCTACTCTCGATGACGTTGGTAATGTTGCTCAGCTCTCTACTCTTTGGTTCTATACATAAGAAAGTTGTCTACTTTATGAATGAAAGGCCTCTTTTTTGTAAACTTATTGGTTTGTAGCTCAGATAAGAAGAACACATGGATGATGGATCTGAATGAGAAGCTTTTCTGAATGAGAAGCTTTACTTCGGAGAGCAAGACAGACACCATACAGGGCTTATGGTTTTGGAGCATTGGGAAAAATGCTATTGATGAAGCAGATGTAATGATTACTTTTGTATTGTAAGTGTTGCTGAGACTTTTTGTCAAATTAAATTCTGAACTAATTTATCTCTTAAACTGTCTAAACGTGAAGGAGGGTGTTGAAGAAATCAAGTGGCAAACATACACGGGAGAACTCACACCAACGCAAGAAAAAACTAAGGAGAAAGTGTTGAAACTGTTGGATAAGGTTAGTTTCTTTCATTTCCTCTGTATCATACTTCAGTTTATGTATTTTGTAGAGCGTTCCACCTCTTCATCATAATTCATAAATACTTGACGCAGGTTTCGAAGACTCTCATGACATGGCCTCCCACAATGCCACCAAGATACTGTTTTTTCGGGATTCAGTTTCACTTCTCTCACGCATATTAGACACCACTAGCTAATTTTTTCTGATCAGGTGAGTTAAACCACTAAGAAAAAACGTCGTAATCCTCTTTACATGTAcgatttatgattttttttatcaaaccttTAATTAAATTAAGCTAGAAAGACAGAGTTCAACACCCGAAGGTGGGTACAGAGTGGAGATTACATGCTGATTTAGCAAGACAATCAGCAATAAGTAATAACATTATCAAGTCTTggaacaaaagagaaagagagagattcaAAGGAACTCAACATTGATATATCATGGAGGTGCGACTTATGATTAAACTCTCAAGTTAGGATGTACATTTCTAATTTTCGAGACATTACTGTGTATAGTTTGGTATTTATTGTCTTTCTATTATTTCTCTTTGTTCCCCTCCACCGTCATCTCAAGATGCGCTTGCAGCTGATGGAGGCAAATAGTTCCACGGGCTTACTCTGAAGGCAGAAGTTGTGAAAGGTATTCAATGAAAGCAtcatataaaattgttttttggttttactattaaaatagcaACCTGTGTCTTTTTTTGCTTCTTCTATGAAAGGAGTATTCCACATATATAACTTACAGGTTTTGGACGGAACACAGTGCAAGAAAGTCTAAACAAAGGAAGGTCAAGGATCTTATCACCAGGGCCTATAGAGGCATAAACTTCCTTTAACACAATATTCGAGTCGAGAACAGGAAGCCCGTGGGACACAAATCTAAGGTCTACAGGCTGAAATGGTCTCGCGATGATACAAAGCATGAATCCGGAGGCAAATTAAATCAGCTCATCTCTAACCTTAGCTGAAGTGCTCTACAATTTATCTGTTCCATTTGTGTGACCAGAGTTAATATgattaaagaaaattaatatgatTAGAGAAAAAGCTATACTCGGCTTATAAGCCAATAGCTAAAACATGGactaaaactataaaatggTCTCAGCAGCCACTTTTATTCTTTCTGAACGAAAACCCCAGaatttgaaagaaaacaaaatcgtAAGTTATAAGATAGAAGAATGGAACACCTCTTAGAACACATCTAATAATAACTGTCTGAGTTTATGATAATGTTACTCACTCACAAATGTACtccgaaccaaaatttaccAACCTTAACAATAAGATAAGGAAAAAAGGATTACAAAAACAATGGCTCTAATGTTGGATCGACCAACTAACTTCAAATATATGACTTTCAATATAAAGAttgttttgtgtgttctgtTCGTAGTCTTGGTTTTGTTTGTAAAAGTTGGAATTAACCATCAAAATTGAGAAGTATGCATAGATAATAATATGCGTTCCAAGAAAATAGCATAGATAATATGAATATAATTTCCaatctttacatttttaccaaaaaaaaaaaatatatatatatatatatatatactttccaATTAAGATGAATTTCATATGTTAAACCGTTTGTTTAATTACTTTTCTACAATACTTTAGGTGAAAAATACAGTTGCATGTCAGGCaaatacacaatatatatacataatgtaATCCAAAATATACAATGTAAtacaaaaaactaattttaagaATAAATAAGAACAATTCATAAAAAGGTGAAAATAGTCAATTTTCATGAATAGTTTTGTTATAATTTCGAGTAAATTAAGTGAAACATAATGGCATTGGCAtcataattttgtaaaattaaactatCTTATTATTTGAAACAAGAGTAactaaacatattaaaatatatcttaccaatcaatatatttttaatagttttataagtttttaccCGCCCGTATGACCCTAGttgttaataaataataatataagtaGAAAGttagtttttaactttttatgcTTCCAGACATACTGAACTATACCAAAGAGTTAGTGTGAGATGAGGTGGATTCTGAGATCATACAAGATAGACAGTTTCTATCACCATCCGAGTTACAGTTGGTGGTTGGAAGTATGAAAGAAGTGGATAAAAGGTTGCAGATGAGTTTCAGACACTGGATCAAAATAAAAGCAAGAATAATGCAGAAATCAGTCCTGAGAATACTTATTCATGGCAACGTCCAACGATCTAAAAAGATTCAATTGAGCTAAAACTTGGTGACAATATTCACGATGCTACTGTCTTTGTTGCATCTGTGTGTCTTAAATCTCTGTTCACCAGTAAAAGCCCAGCACTCGAAGTCAAAATCAGTCTCTACACCATTGGCGAATCACTTCATACTTTCAGCAGAGCAAAGTCCAAAGTCTGCTGAAGAGCTCAAGGATATGGCAGAGGTTCCTTCTGCTAGCGCAGTTGGCTGTTTGATGTATGCAATGGTGTGTACAAGGCCGGATCTAGCACAAGCAGTTAGTCAAGTCAGTAAGTACATATCGAATCCTGGAAGAAAACATTGGGATTCTGTGAAGTGGATCCTAAGGTACTTACAAGGGACAAGTGAGTATGGGCTTATGTTTGGAGGAGAAGTGCAGGATTCAGTTATTGTGTTCGTGGATTCAGATTATGGTGGAGACCTTGATAATAGCAGGTCGACTACAGGGTATGTATTTACTCTTGCAGGAGCACCTATATGCTGGAGATTGGTACAACAACCTATTGTAGCGATGTCGACCACTGAAGCTGAATACATGGCACTTGGGGAAGCAGCTAAGGAAGCAGTATGGGTACAAGGTCTTGTATCCGAATTGGGTGTTGATCAAGAAGGTGTTCAGCTACACTGTGATAGTCAAAGTGCATTATGTTTGGCTAAAAATCAAGTGTATCATGGGAGGACGAAGCACATTCGTATAAGGTTTCACAAGATAAGGGAGTTGGCAGCTTCTGGAGAAGTCTTATTGGAAAAGGTGCATACGTCAGAGAATCATGTTGACATGTTGACCAAGCCTATTACAACGGAGAAGTTCAAGCATTGTTTGGATCTGCTCTGTGTTTGCCAATGCTGAGAAGCAAAGGAGGTTTCCCTCAGAAGATAGACGGGATAAAGAGTTTTGTAGAGATTTTTCGTCAAGGTGGTGTTTGTTGCATCTGTGTGTCTTAAATCTCTATGCACAAAAGCCCAACACTCGTGGTGCGGCCCTCGCGGTAAGGTATGCCTTTTGTAGGTTTAGGAAATTAACTTTTTCTAGATAAATATGTATTCCTAAAGGATAAAAGAAATCGGGTTTTGAGGCTGCTATAAATATGGGTCTAAGGGTTTGTAAGATTATTCAATTCACACAATAATAAGAAACTCTAAATGGGTATTTGCCTCAATACGCTTTGTTCTCTATTGTCTTCTTTCTTAATTCGTGGCTGTTCACAACAGTCTTGAAATTCAGCGGTGGGATTGAGATTACAACGGTTGGTTTGTGTGTTTGTTCGAGCCTTTTCAACCTTCTCTAGTAAAATTCTAGACATGTAGAACTGGTTTCTCGCCAAAGGGAATTTGACTCAGAGACTGATATCACAGTTGAATGATGGAGCTTCAGAGCAGCGAACTAAGAGCTTTTGTAGTTATCTATTACCAAGGGTTCTTGCACGTGACCAAGTTGAGGTGGACCAGCTTAGTGAATACAAGAAGTGAATTAACTTGTGGAATAACGGTCAAAGGTTACACACAAGAAAAAGATCATGCTGATGAGTAAGTAGAGCCAATGGTTGAGACGAGTTTCATGTAAGGCAATCTATTGAAACAGAACAGGTTTATGGCATGTTGCGTTGAATGCGAAGATTGTAACTCTGATGTTGAATGCTCTTGGAGCTCTGGATATTCTAAGGCTTGTGTGATTTAGTGATCATACATACAAACATCTGGTTCTGATATTTTAGATTAAAATCTTTACAGAGAAATGTTATCATAATGGATTGTGGTCTTCAAGGCTGAAAAAGAATTAACTCATGTTTCTGTAACAACTCCAGAAAGGCTTCTCGGAAAGACTGTTTACACTCCAAAAGCTTCAAGTTTTTTCTCAGATGAGAAACTTGGACGCTCTAAAGAGATTGAGGACTTGATTTGGTTGCGAGAGGAATTTGTTGTGTGGTGCCAGATTCAGAACTGAAGGATTTCTTGGTGATTATGGTCTAATACACGAGAGCTTGAGTTGTACCGCGACACATGAAAAGTTATGTTTCAGCTTGTCTATGGATAAAAATCAGAATTTGTGCTAATAGAAGCTTATAGCTAAGCAAAAATGAAGATTGCTATGTGTAGCTTGGAGATGTTAGATTGTTAAGATGGTACACGAAGCTTGATGGTTGATATACACTATTGAGTATTCTAGTGTTCAGACACCAAAGGGAGAGATATCAAAGAGTGTTGACTAAGTTTTACAAGCTGTTAGAATGGATCATCAAATGCCTATTGaacatgtctgatgagaagacAGCAGTGAGATTCATCGTTGATCATACAACGCAAGTACTGTCTGCTTGTGCTCTTACCAGGAATTGTGTGACGTTTTAGAAGCTGGTAGATATTCTGCCATTTTCTTCATGAGATAGAAGATTCACATGTCAAGATGTGTTCATATACCTGTTTTCGAATCAAGAGTGCATCAGAGATGCTGGTGAAATAAAATGAGAAGTCTGAAAACTATCGGCTTGATGTTGATGGTAATCTCAACATCTATAGGATAGAATAAGGAGTGTAGCTTCTCAATATCCCACCATTTTGATGTCATATCCACAAGGTCCGAGACTTTGAGGTCGAGATCAATTACTGAATTCTTCATAAGTTATCCCAAAATCCAAAACCAGTAATCATAAATTATATTGGCCACCCCTACATCTTGTCTAGACTGCAACCACAGTTCTGAGTAAAAACAATTTGTCGATTGGTCCCATTGTATCCATATAGAAGATGTTTTGGTTTGGCTATGTCTAATTCCAGATCTGGTGTGATAGTGAATTGATCCAGTAGTATTTAATTTTGGGgtctgacaaaaaaaacaaaaaccctaaTAAAAGTATTGATACAAGTGACTTgcagttagttttttttttttttgtaaacgacTTGCACTTAGtttatttatagtttatacACATAGTAATGATATAGGTAACAAGACGAAATTGAACAATTAACCGTAAAGGTAAAACGGTTAATAATTGGGAGCAGGTGCAATAGATATTTCTGAAGGAGTGATAATTGAGATGTGACTATTCTAATTACTAACAAAGTGAACATTGTTGATTCTATACAAGAATGACTATGTCGTAATCTTAGGTTAAAcattttgatatgatatatctTTTATGGTTCCCACCAATATGCTGACGTTTAACCACATCATCCTCCATCCATTGTTTCGTTTTTTTTCCTATCAAGTATAAGGGACAAAGAAATAAGAACCGACAATATAATCCCCTACATTATTTGAGAAATTATTTGCCGTGTGTCACAACCACAttgaattaaaagaaaaataactcaTACAGATTTTGGCAAGTTTTTGTGACATATACATTTATATCTAACTGTAACTTATATTTTTGAGATATCGTTGATGGCCTACTGGTTCCAATGAGATTCTCACACACGACTGTCAGAAGTCGCGGATTCGACTCCACGACTGTTAGAAGTCGCGGATTCGACTCTCTGTCGGTGGGGTGGTACTGTGGTAATCAAAAAATCATGTGCTCGCAGATGGTCCATTGGGTTTCTCGGACACGCCTTGTGGTGGTAGCCTAGTGCCAATATCTTGGAGCTTGGTGTGTACCCACATCAGTCATGGGTTCGATTCCCCCGGGGAACTAAATTATCATCACTTGGTCAGTCTGGGCTTGGGCTTCGGCCCAAGTGGTTTACATGGTGGATCGTAACAGATGATCGGTTCACCCCCTGGCATTAGTCGGAAGGTATTCCAAACTCGAGTCAGGCAGTGTGGTAGCCAGTCCACTCTGTATCACTAAGTGCGTTCCGTCCGAGGCTCGGCCGATagggtttatcaaaaaaaaaaatggtaataactcatagaTCAttgttaatataataataaataaaataacagtagaaaaagaaatataataatattttaccatttttgaaatattatttaattctatttttataattatgtaaaaattgctactaaaaaaattcaaaattttatgcattttttttaaaagactgtaATTTTCTAATCctaatatcattattttttttaatactataaaattttaaaatattatttagttttatgttttgatAGTTACATACCTAACaaaaaattttctttaattttatagtattttatttaatatattttagtcaaaaaatacataaaaataattccagtattataatattaaatatatacatatatattgttaaatataactaaaactaaaaaattacttattttatcttaatttttacatataattaaattaaaagtataaaattaaatattataagcaaataataaaatctgaaaagtaacaaatttttattttaaaatttttactttCATATGATGCAAGAAAACACCTAGTTGTAACGTAAAATTATTACTGAGCCATTATTAACtaatagtaataaaaattagtttgtttattttgttctttGACATATAATGGAGCCTTTTGTCGTTTGGTAAAACAAGTTACATAATAATAGAGCCTATTGTCTTTATTTGTCTCGTTTCTTCTGAATTTTTCTTCCAAATTGCTCGAATAAATCTTTGAGCATGCTAATTCAAATCCCGTGAAGAAAACGATTATTTAGATACCAACTTAGGAAGATTCTTTTATTATTCTCAACACTAGGAAgattattttttgaatatatatgctTAATGATACAAACTAAAGAAAATTGCATTGTATGCACAAATATAATCAACAAAACAATGGATCGGatgttatttttcttattcttttgTTCCTTCTCGACGTACATATATAAACACATAAACACACCCAACTCCACCCACAcacaatataatataatacaGGTTGTATGTACATTGGGGAGTTCAATCATGACGTCAAAACCCTTAGGTGGGGAACATTCCGATTATTATACacacaaaagttccaaacctaaagttTATAAGAATAAGAGAAATAAGTGGTAACTAGTTAATGGATCGTGAAAGGGTTGTGAAAGTAATACTAGTTAATTCAGAATCTTGGCAAAATCAAGGGACTTCTTTCCTTGGAGCTTGTTGGAGACATAGTGATAACTGTAGTCACCATGATTGTAACTTCTATACTTGCATGGGTTGGTTTCATCATCAACCAACTCACCCATTGGTTCTATTTCAACCTCATAGTTTGGTGCATAGAATGTCACTATTGTAAGCCTCTCCCTTTCCCTGTTTGTCACTGCCCTATGCTCCACACTCTTGTACTTCCCATTAGTTAGCACCTATACGCACATATacagaattatatataattaataattttggtgATCAATAAATTAACTCTGATTAAAATCGATGTAAAATAATACCTCAACTGTATCACCAATGTTGATGACAAGTGCATTGGGAAGAGGTAGGACAGGGACCCAAGTATTGTCCTTGAGGATCTGAAGCCCAACACAACTGTCCTTGCTCTGTTGAAGAACTGTTAGAGCACTTCCATCAGAATGTGGACTAAGTCCCAAGACAAGATCAGGGCTTGAACATGGTGGGTAATAGTTCATCCTCACTGCTTGCACTGCTTCCCCAAACATTTCCTCAAATCTCTCTTTCTTTAGACCCAAGCTTATTGCTATGTACGTCAACAACCTCTTGCACAATTTCCTCATTTCTTTTGAGTAACCTTTAAGACTTTCactaaaggaaaagaaaagtaattagttagtcaaataaaaaaaaagaaacaagtgaATTAAATgtctttgaaaaaaataattaaataattgaaaatataatttactaagattgtcatgtaattttgTATTATCTCATGATCCACtagaagtttttaaaattcgaATCATGATTTAGAACATGTATACTATGTATGTGTCATTTTCTAGTAAAAACTATTTGCATTTGCGCGCCATATGGTCACTAAATAATAAATCTATAGAATATGATGATCATGAAACTGAAAAGGATACTTACTTCAGAATATGAAATAATTGCGTTAAGGGAAAATAGGGGTTTTAGTTGAGAACCTGAACCGAGCTGGCTTAGAAGGCCAAAGTTTGGGGTTACGAATAGAAGGAGGATGAACACCAAGAGCAAACATGTTGCACCAATCAAGCTTCTGATCTTCGGAGAAAATGAAAGCTTGACCGTATCCTTGTACGGTCCCTGGCTCCAGTGGATACTTCTGCTTCTCCTCCAATGGCATCTCGAAGAACTCCTTAGCCACTTTCTCTATATCATCCACCACATCCACTTCAAGCCCGTGATTTATAACCTATACGACGTTGTAGTAGGAAAGCATTATGAGATTCTTATATAGCTTTAAACATAAGTCCAGTCAAATGCGATAAAATTCGTATTTATATATGATCAAATTCAAACATGTTAGTTGTCCACGGTTTTGCCTAAGAAACCgaaatatctaaataaaataagaattgTCGAAATTAGATATTTGGATatggcggatagtctagcacgcagtgcaagAAAACCGCCGTCGTTTGTCGTTCATATAGATGCAGAGTTACCGGGATGGTTCGCAGAGTCTATATGAATCTGTTTTGCTgctgacagaaaaaaaaaaaaaaaaaacaaaatctaaataaaatatcataaattacCTGAAAAAATCCCCAGTCTTCACAAGCTTGTGAGAGCTTAAGAATCTCAAATACAAAATCATCATTAGTGTGAGGTTTAGAGAGTTCAGAGAGATCAATAACAGGAATAGGTTGGTGAAAGTGAGTCTTAAGCGACACTAAGCCTCCTCTTTCATTGGCGGCTCT contains these protein-coding regions:
- the LOC106454982 gene encoding protein SRG1-like → MAPLPISSIRVGKIEDVQELIKSKPNKVPERFIRAANERGGLVSLKTHFHQPIPVIDLSELSKPHTNDDFVFEILKLSQACEDWGFFQVINHGLEVDVVDDIEKVAKEFFEMPLEEKQKYPLEPGTVQGYGQAFIFSEDQKLDWCNMFALGVHPPSIRNPKLWPSKPARFSESLKGYSKEMRKLCKRLLTYIAISLGLKKERFEEMFGEAVQAVRMNYYPPCSSPDLVLGLSPHSDGSALTVLQQSKDSCVGLQILKDNTWVPVLPLPNALVINIGDTVEVLTNGKYKSVEHRAVTNRERERLTIVTFYAPNYEVEIEPMGELVDDETNPCKYRSYNHGDYSYHYVSNKLQGKKSLDFAKILN